The genomic segment AAACAGGAATTCCGGAAAGGTCCTATTGCGAGCCGGACCACTGCAGCGGACGCGCCCGCAAATGCCTGCAGGTGGGATACTGATAGTCGCAGCCCTCTTCCGGGGTTTTTGCCCCCAGCGACTTAAGCAGCGCAACAACACGTTCCGGCACGGACGTTTTGCCAAAAACCGAAGACAGCACCCCGGAACGTTTTACGGATTTTTCGTCTGTAACGCAGGCTTGCGCGTAGCACAGCGCGGTATTGCCGTGCCTGTCCCTGGCGTTGATATCCGCGCCTTTTGCCGCCATTTTCCGTATAAGGGTTTCTATTGCGCGGAAATCCGGCGTTCGCCCGGACAAACTCCCATGGCCCAGCGAGGCGGCAAACATGAGCGGGGTTTCGCCGCTTTTATCCCTGGCGTTTATATGAATTTCATCGCTTTCCAGCAGCGTCATGGCCCCGTCCGCGCCGCCATCCAGCAGAGCCTCCATCAGCACGGTGCGGTTGAAATCGCTCTTGTTGCGGTAATTCACGGTCTCCGGACGCGACAGGAAGCGGACGGCATCCTGCATCACGGCTGTATTTCTGGCAGCCAGCGTCAGCGCCGTGCTGCCGTCATTGTTGCGCGCATTGATATCCGCGCCCTTGGAAAGCAGCATCTCCGCCGTTTCCCTGAAAGGCTTCGCCCCCGCCTTCGGAATCACGCCGAAAAGCCCCTTGCCGCGTTTTAGCCGCGCGCTTTCCACCGCATACATCAGCGGCGTCATGCCGTAGCCGTCCCTGCTGTTGGCGGAGCGTTTTGTCAGCAACTCTTCCAGGACGTCCGGGGCGTAATATTCCGCGGCGTAATGCGCGGCGGTTTTGCCGGTATAGGAATCCCGCATGGCGGCATTGGCGCCGGCGGACAGAAGGACGCGCGACATGGCGGCATCGCCTTTCACCGCCGCTATCATCAGGGAGGAAAGCTTGGCGTAAGTGCGCCCGCCGTTGTCCCACAAAACAGTGTCAGAGGAATTGATTTTCGCCCCGCTTGTTATGGCCTGGGCCGCGGCTTGGCAGTCGCCGGCCAGCACGGCTTCCGCCAGCTTCTTGTCGCAGGCAGGGCAATGGCGCGGTTTGGGAGGCAGAGAAACCGAGCCCCGCCGGGATTTCAGCTTTCCGAACGAGGGGAGCTTTCTGCCCTTTTCGTATGCGTCGGAAGCCCTCACATCCGTTGCCGCGGTTTTTACGGTTTTTGCGGACTCTGTCCCGGCAGCCGGGAAAGCAACGGCTAATATCCAGCCGGCGGCAATTGGCATGACTCGGTAAACAAAACCCCAACTCATAGCGGCTACAGTATAGCACTTATTGAACCGGACACAACCCCGGATTCACAACATTTTCAAAATCGCGTCCTGAAATTTGCTATACTGAAGCATCGTGCAATTCTAGGCTTTTGGCCCGTTCGTCTAGCGGCCTAGGACGCTGCCCTCTCAAGGCAGAGACCACGGGTTCGAATCCCGTACGGGCCGCCAGATTTTTCCATAGATATAACCGCGAACCGTGAGCCGGGTATCTCTGCCCTCACCGGCATGCAATATTCTATCGTCCCGCCGTCCCTATCTTTATCCACCTCAATTCGTTTTATCCACTGGCGCAGGAACGCTTTTGATTCCGTCAGGCTGCTGGTTTGCGGGAATTCCTGCACCTCTTTGGTGTAACCCGCTATGTCGGTGTCAGAAACCGTCCAAATATCGCGTTCTTGGCGTTCTTTGAGCGCCCTTAAGGATTCCTCCAGTCCTGCTATCTGTGCGCGCAGGTCTTTGATTCTGGGCGCAAGGTCGCCTAATTCCAAGTGGCCTGTCTCCAGCGTATTATGAGCCTGTTGCGAAACGGCTGAACATTCCCCCGAATATTGATTCCCCTGCCGCCCGCGCATAAAATATAATATCCCCGTCGCCGCCTCGTCGGCGAAAGAACAAAACCCTGCAAATACACCGGGGGAACCAAAGGACCTTCATAAATTACGATTTGAACACCATCGTAAACCCGGAAATTGCAGTTGGTTGCGAGAACCGAGGCGGCAGCTGGCGCGGACAGTCCGACGCAGAATTTGACGAGCATACCCGCAGGGTATGTAAGGAAAATTATGCACAGGAATGTCCCGCCAGCCACCGCCGAATTCCGCAATCCAACTGCAATTTCCGGGTAAAGCGGGACCATGCGCTGCGCGTCGTAGATGAAATGATAGGCGGCGGTGTATAAGGTGAGCGTGGCGGAAATGATGGCAAAAGCCGAGGCTGTGGCGCAGGGCGCGGAGCTTGGCGAGGCGGAGAGCGAATTGGACGCGGTCGCCCGCGATTTCCAGCGGCTAAGCCCCGCCGAGAAAGAGCAGCTCAAGACGTTCCTCAAGTATCTGCTGGAAAGGGACAAGTCAAAACGAGGCCTAAAATAGGGATTATGTGTTGGTTTTGCCGGAAAAGACGTTCAGGACAGATGCCGCATCCGGGCGGCATCGGAAAATCCAGCGTGACCTTGCCAGCCGTTATGTCATGCTCGCATCGGCGTGTGATCCATGCTGGTCTGCAAGCCAGCATCACCTAAAAACGCGGCTACAGCGGCAAAAGTCCGAAACAGCATATTTAGGTTAGGTGTTCGGTCGGTTAGCGGAAATTCTTCCAAGCCGGGACCGTGCTGGCGGAAACCGGCCCGGCGCATCTGCCGTGTTTAACTGGTGCAAGCCTTGCCGACTTATTCCACGCGGATGATTTAGTGTGCAACCACATAACTACCGCCCATACATGGGCGGGTGTTTTCGCTTTGGCACCGACGACAGATCCGAACTAATAACATTGACGTGTCCGAATAATGGGTGGAGATAATGGTGTGCGCGTTGACTCTCCTCCATATTTTCGGTATCATACTATTAAGTTAGGTCATCTCTATTGCGGTGATCGATTGCAATCAGCTTGTCTTTGGGGGAATGAATACAGGAATGATGAGTTGTTGCGCTATGCGATCCCGGCTGAACTGCGTTTCCAGCAAAAGCGTCAGACGCTGGTTTTTTTCTGCGTGCAAATGCGCGGCGGCAGTGATTTTGCCGGCATTTTTCCTTTCCGATGTTAACGCTGCGTCAATAAGATGGATTGGCGGAAGCGGCTCGTGGTCGGTTGCATCAAACTGGAGCGGCGGAGTTGTGCCGACTGCGACTGACGATGTGACCATAGATTCCGCAGTAACCGTAACAGCCAGTGGCGCGCCTATTGCTTTCCAAACTTTGACGCTTGGCGGAACCAGCACCCCAAAATTGGCGCTTTCAACAGGCACTTTAAGCATCGGCGCAATTACAATCAATAACAATGCGGTTTTGGAACAGAACAGCAATCCCCAGTTGGTTTTCTCGGACCTGACCATAAATTCCGGCGGCAAGTTGACGCATACTGCAAATATCAGTGCGAAACAGTATTTTATCAATATTAGGACTACAGGTGATTTTACCTTACAGTCCGGCGCCACGGTATACATGGACGGGTTGGGGTACACTGGTGTTGTCGGCGGTGCGGGTAATGGTCCGGGCGGAGGCGCAGCCGCTTCTAACAGTCAAGGCGGAGGTGGCGGACACGGGGGTAGTGGTGGTGACAGTGATTGGTTGGAATTAGGTGCGGGCGGAAGCAGTAACGATAGCTTATTATTCCCTGTGGATTTGGGAAGTGGTGGCGGTGGCGGCGTTAATTCAAACATTGGCGGCAGTGGGGGTGGATTGCTGATAGCCAATATCGGGGGTGTGGCGCACATAGACGGGTTAATCAGTGCGAACGGTACAGATGGCAGTAGTAGAAATGTTACAGCCGGTGGCGGGGGGGCTGGCGGGGCTATCAGCATCAGTGCAGATTCTATTTACGGCAACGGTGTGTTGCAGGCGAATGGCGGTAATAAAGGCGTTGTGGGTGCGGGGGGCGGCGGAGGCGGCGGAAGAATTGCGGTGGGCGGGCTATCGTGTCCTAAAAGCATTGATGTTTCCGTTTTTGGGGGGACCGGATACCATAACGGCCAACCGGGGACCGTGTATGACAAAAATTTTTATCCTCCGGCTTTTGGCGCCATGGCCAGCACCGGAAGCCTGATGTGGAATTGGACCGATGCTGGCGCGTCAAATTATCGTGTTATTTCGTCCACCGGCGGGAACCTGTCGCCTTTGCTTGGCGGCGATGTGTTATCTTTTTCCGAGGGCGGGCTGGCGGCAAATACGGCTTATACGCGCAAACTGACCGCGTACAACTGCATCTCCTCCACCACGACCGACGCAACTTCGCGTTCCACGCTTGCGCAGACGGTGACATTCCCGGCACAGCCGGTTCTGGAATCTTTCAGCGGGTTTATCAAGGCCTCCTGGAACGCTTTGCCAGCTTCGCCGCAGACGGCGACGGCGGAGGGGTATGTGCTGGAGGCGTCTTCCACCAATTTCGGCGCGCTGGCCCCGGGCGGGGTGGTTTATTCGTCGGCCACCGGCAGCATAGGCGTCAATGTCCTTAAGGTTTCCGGCCTGGACTCGCTGACTACCTATTACCTTCGCGTGGGTTCGCTAAACTGGGACGGGGTTGCCAATTACGCGTTAATGGGTTCCACCGTGACGCCGAATTTCATACAGCCCGGGCTTGCCAATCCGGTGTATACCGCTATAACCGAAACGGCGGTTTCCGCCCAGTGGACCGCGAACGGAAACCCCGCAGGCACTTTGTATTCGTATGAAGCCTCTATGGAACCGTCGTTTTTTACCATATTCTCGTCGGCGACTTACAACACATACGGGACAATAGACGGCCTTTCGCCCAATACCCTATATTATCTGCATGTTAATGTCAGCGTGGAAGGCTCCTCCGGGCCGTACACGGCTCTCGGCTCGGCCATGACGCTTTCGGTGAGGCCGTCCGGCGCGTTCGTCTCCGGCATTACCGCCAATGCCGTTACGGCAAGCTGGACGGAACTGCCTGTAAGTCCCAGTTCCGCGTCGGCAAGCGGTTTTGTGGTGGAAGCGTCCACTACCGGTTTCGGCGCGCTGTCTCCGGGCGGGGTTACCTTATCGGGGGCGGTTGCGGCCCCGTCCGCGGCATCGGCCTCGGTGGGCGATTTGCTTGCCAACACCACATACTACATACGCGCCGGTTCCATCAACAGCGCCGGCGCGACGAATTATGTTCTGCTTGGCGCGGTTCAGACCTCGCGCAACGGCCCGCCCGGTGATCCGCATGTGAACGGCGTATCAGCCGGCGGCGTGTCGGCCGAATGGACCGATATCAATGCGGATGCTTATGAGTTGCGCGCCTCAAGCGCCGGCTTTGCGGCGGGAACCGCGGTGGCGAGCACATTTACGGCTGTCGCGCACAGCACGCAATTGCTGCTCTCCAATCTGCTGCCCAATACTTCGTATACATTCCAGGTTGGCGCGGTATTCGACGGGGCTACTTATTACGCGCTTGCCGGCTCTGCCATCACGTTCGCCAATACACCGGCAGGCGCATGGGGCGTTCCGCTGTCCACTTCCGCCATCTCCGCCGGATGGGAGCCGAATTCCAACCCGGCGGGAACGCGGTATGCGCTTTCATATTCCACGGCGCCAGATTTCTCGGGGCAGTTGCATGCCATGCCGGTGACGGACAGCACCCATACCATTATAAGCCCGCTTGTCTACAACACCACGTATTATTTCCGGGTGCTGGCATATAATCAGCTGGACTTGCCGTCCACCGGATATGCCTTCGCTTCAGCTTATACTCTGGATATGCCGCCGCCAGCGCCGCCTGTCATATCATCGGTCATAACCGGCAAAGGCGGTGCGGTCGGGGTGAGCTGGCAGGCTCCGCCGGAGGCGATAGAACATTACAGGATTTTCCGCGCGACCTGGGCGTTTACCGCGCCTTCCGGCGCGCAATTGCTGAACGGCAATATATCGACGTTGAGCCATATGGATACGCCTCCTGCCGATGGCGGGTATTATTATGCGCTCACCGCGGTGAGCATATACGGCAAGGAAAGCGCTCTTTCCGCTCCGGCGGGCGGCATTTCGGACCGCACCCCGCCTGCCGCCCCGGACGGGCTTGGCGCCATCGCCAGCATATTCGGCAAAGAGGTGTATCTGGACTGGACGGCCTCTTCCGGCGCAGCATCTTATAACATCTACCGGGCCACTTACGAAGCGTCCGGTATAGAGCTCCTCGCCCCGCTGATAAGCGGAACCACGGTTTTATCGCTTACCGACAGACCGGCGGACGACGCGGTCTACAGGTATTTTGTTACCGCGCTGGACGTGCCCGGCAACGAAAGCGTCTCATTTTCTTCCGCGGCGGTTACATACGACATTCATCCGCCGCTGATAACGGTCGCAGGCATAGCCGCCAACGCGCATTATAACCATGATGTCCATCCGTCGTTTGCGGTGTCCGATTTCAGCTCTTATTCGGCGACGGCCGCTCTTAACGGCGTTCCATGGGTGGCCGGCTCCACCGTAAGCGCGCCGGGTGCGTATGCCTTCGCCGTTTCCGCGGCGGATTATTTCGGCAGCACCTCGTCGGTATCCGTCGCGTTTACTGTGGATAAGTCGTCGCCTGCCATATCCAT from the Elusimicrobiales bacterium genome contains:
- a CDS encoding ankyrin repeat domain-containing protein → MPIAAGWILAVAFPAAGTESAKTVKTAATDVRASDAYEKGRKLPSFGKLKSRRGSVSLPPKPRHCPACDKKLAEAVLAGDCQAAAQAITSGAKINSSDTVLWDNGGRTYAKLSSLMIAAVKGDAAMSRVLLSAGANAAMRDSYTGKTAAHYAAEYYAPDVLEELLTKRSANSRDGYGMTPLMYAVESARLKRGKGLFGVIPKAGAKPFRETAEMLLSKGADINARNNDGSTALTLAARNTAVMQDAVRFLSRPETVNYRNKSDFNRTVLMEALLDGGADGAMTLLESDEIHINARDKSGETPLMFAASLGHGSLSGRTPDFRAIETLIRKMAAKGADINARDRHGNTALCYAQACVTDEKSVKRSGVLSSVFGKTSVPERVVALLKSLGAKTPEEGCDYQYPTCRHLRARPLQWSGSQ